In the genome of Kwoniella shivajii chromosome 5, complete sequence, one region contains:
- a CDS encoding protein transporter SEC61 subunit alpha — MGFRFLELVRPFVSILPEVTAPEKKVIFNHKVLWTATTLLIFLVCSQVPLYGIMSSDSSDPLYWLRAILASNRGTLMELGITPIVTSGMIMQLLAGAQLIDVDFSLKDDRALFGAAQKLFAMIIALGQATVYVLTGLYGSPSSLGPGVCLLLILQLVSASLIVILLDELLTKGYGLGSGISLFIATNICESIIWKAFSPNTVNTGRGPEFEGAVIALFHLLFTWNDKTRALKEAFYRERLPNIMNLLATVAVFAAVIYLQGFRIEIPIKSSKMRGQRGTYPVKLFYTSNMPIMLESALTSNVFLISQMLASRFPNNLLVRLLGVWEPMEDVPSQLSAVSGIAYYMSAPHSLTKAIQDPFHTVVYIAFIVTACAIFSKTWIEVSGSGPRDVAKQLKDQNMTLAGHRDASIYKELKRVIPTAAAFGGATLGLLSVVADMMGALGSGTGILMATTIIYGYFELGVKENSGMDAAGLGDLRE, encoded by the exons ATGGGCT TCCGCTTCCTTGAGCTCGTCCGACCTTTCGTGAGCATCCTCCCAGAGGTTACCGCTCCtgagaaaaag GTCATATTCAACCATAAAGTCCTCTGGACAGCAACAAcacttttgatcttcttggtATGCTCCCAAGTACCATTATACGGTATCATGTCTTCAGACAGTTCAGATCCATTGTACTGGCTCAGAGCAATCTTAGCTTCAAATAGAGGTACTTTGATGGAACTTGGTATCACTCCAATCGTCACTTCCGGTATGATCATGCAACTCCTTGCAGGTGCGCAATTGATCGACGTCGACTTCAGCTTAAAGGACGATAGAGCTCTTTTCGGTGCTGCTCAAAAAT TATTCGCCATGATTATCGCTCTTGGTCAAGCTACCGTCTATGTCCTCACTGGTCTTTACGgttcaccttcttcccttggTCCCGGTGTTTGTCTTCTCTTGATCCTTCAACTTGTTTCCGCCTCTCTCATTGtcattcttcttgatgagcTTCTCACCAAAGGTTACGGTCTTGGGTCTGGTATTTCGCTTTTCATCGCCACCAACATCTGTGAATCTATCATCTGGAAGGCATTCTCCCCCAACACCGTTAACACCGGTCGTGGACCTGAATTCGAAGGTGCCGTTATCgctctcttccacctcttgtTCACTTGGAATGACAAGACCAGAGCTCTCAAAGAAGCTTTCTACAGGGAACGACTCCCAAACATCATGAATCTCCTCGCCACCGTAGCTGTTTTCGCTGCGGTTATATACCTTCAAGGATTCAGAATCGAGATCCCTATCAAATCTTCCAAGATGAGAGGTCAACGAGGCACATACCCCGTCAAATTGTTCTACACCTCCAACATGCCTATCATGcttgaatcagctttgacttccAACGTTTTCCTCATCAGTCAAATGCTTGCCTCAAGATTCCCCAACAACTTGCTCGTCAGATTATTGGGTGTTTgggag CCTATGGAAGACGTTCCCTCTCAACTCTCCGCCGTCTCTGGTATCGCTTACTACATGTCTGCCCCTCACTCCCTCACCAAGGCTATTCAAGATCCATTCCACACAGTTGTTTACATCGCTTTCATCGTTACTGCATGTGCTATCTTCTCCAAGACCTGGATTGAAGTCTCTGGATCTGGGCCTCGGGATGTTGCTAAACAACTCAAAGACCAAAACATGACTCTTGCTGGACACAGGGATGCTTCCATTTACAAGGAGCTCAAGAGAGTTATCCCTACTGCTGCTGCTTTCGGTGGTGCCACCCTCGGTCTTCTGTCTGTCGTTGCAGACATGATGGGTGCTTTGGGAAGCGGAACTGGTATCTTGATGGCCACCACCATCATTTACGGAT ACTTCGAGCTCGGTGTCAAAGAGAACTCTGGCATGGACGCTGCTGGCTTAGGTGACTTGCGTGAGTAA
- a CDS encoding tRNA-dihydrouridine(47) synthase [NAD(P)(+)]: MSMIENPPSEDPNVTARPETSLSARPLPAGTAPIKAEYLIHNTPVVDLASTAELNDLDADDLAEGATSTDGRDSKKRKTNKKERKGANKARHFPVIREIVVKICKNWETTGTCDRGNQCKFAHSWDGYFEVKPSDVSFNPTAELLSEQPFVKENQCETESTTTEGDIVGKKIQLATTCPVLKDLGYCPYGWRCRFLGGHIRRIAGDQEQGANGIPGPSKTLGQWELLNFSTGEEESKGAWKNGETNWVDWDIINKLKRNEYEFPFSKAYLNLVDPDKPFTLSNSRPKHNSKSNKRKQDPLDEESAMNVSEEAAFNEEDALNGNEPTEEKGYVVGESEVMDVPLRPEEKKRLNWEGGRYLAPLTTVGNLPFRRLCVDYGATITISEMALAQPLVSGHNDEWALCRRHESEKMFGIQLAGGFANRMVPAAELIRKTMGGGVDFVDINMGCPIDLVFNQGAGSALMDAPGRLAKILVGMNRALGDIPLTVKFRTGIANGKPNAHKLIPKFATQWGAGALTIHGRSRQQRYSKLADWDYIKTCAETLRESLSDAGLPPVPIFGNGDCFSAQGYYEEMEKSGVDGVMVARGALIKPWIFTEIKERREWDISATERLEGIRKYAEFGLSHWGSDTQGINTTRRFLCEALSFQSRYIPIGLLERLPGKLNERPPAFRGRSELETLLSSPFSGDWVKISEMFLGKVDDGFNFVPKHKSNAYGGEEAQG, from the exons ATGTCGATGATAGAAAATCCACCATCAGAAGATCCCAATGTAACGGCTCGACCTGAAACTTCGCTCTCCGCTAGACCTCTTCCAGCAGGTACAGCTCCGATTAAGGCGGA ATACCTGATCCATAACACACCTGTTGTAGACTTGGCATCGACAGCAGAGTTGAACGATCTTGATGCTGATGACTTAGCAGAAGGAGCCACTTCAACAGATGGAAGAGATAGTAAAAAACGGAAAACCAACAAGAAAGAACGGAAAGGAGCGAACAAAGCTAGGCATTTCCCCGTCATAAGAGAAATAGTAGTAAAGATATGTAAGAACTGGGAAACCACTGGAACATGTGATAGAGGAAACCAATGCAAATTCGCTCATAGCTGGGATGGTTATTTCGAAGTCAAACCCTCAGACGTATCATTCAACCCTACAGCCGAATTATTATCGGAACAGCCATTCGTGAAAGAAAACCAATGTGAGACCGAGAGTACGACAactgaaggtgatatcgtGGGGAAGAAAATCCAACTGGCAACTACTTGTCCTGTACTGAAAGATTTGGGTTATTGTCCTTACGGTTGGCGATGCAGGTTTCTAGGTGGACATATAAGGAGAATTGCAGGCgatcaagaacaaggagCAAATGGCATACCTGGACCTTCGAAAACACTGGGACAATGGGAGTTATTGAATTTCTCAACTGGAGAAGAGGAATCTAAAGGGGCTTGGAAAAATGGTGAAACGAATTGGGTAGATtgggatatcatcaataaaTTGAAGAGGAATGAG TACGAATTCCCATTCTCAAAGGCATATCTCAACCTCGTCGACCCCGATAAGCCATTCACACTATCCAATTCAAGGCCCAAACATAACAGTAAATCAAATAAGCGTAAACAAGATCCTTTGGATGAGGAATCCGCAATGAATGtatctgaagaagcagcCTTTAATGAAGAGGACGCATTGAACGGGAATGAGCCCACAGAGGAGAAAGGGTACGTTGTTGGCGAAAGTGAAGTTATGGATGTCCCTCTCAGAcctgaagagaagaagaggttgaacTGGGAAGGTGGGAGATACTTGGCTCCTTTGACTACTGTTGGCAACTTG CCTTTCCGACGGCTTTGTGTTGATTATGGTGCAACGATAACGATATCAGAAATGGCTCTTGCCCAGCCTTTGGTATCGGGACATAATGACGAATGGGCATTGTGTAGACGTCATGAGAGTGAGAAGATGTTTGGTATACAACTGGCTGGTGGTTTCGCGAATAGAATGGTTCCAGCTGCTGAACTGATAAGGAAGACGATGGGTGGAGGAGTCGATTTCGTAGATATCAACATG GGTTGTCCGATTGATCTGGTTTTCAATCAAGGAGCTGGAAGTGCTT TGATGGACGCTCCCGGACGCTTGGCAAAGATACTAGTAGGAATGAACCGGGCTTTGGGAGATA TTCCTTTGACTGTCAAATTC CGAACCGGTATTGCTAATGGGAAACCCAATGCTCACAAATTGATCCCAAAATTCGCCACGCAATGGGGTGCAGGAGCTTTGACT ATACACGGCAGATCAAGACAACAACGGTATTCCAAACTTGCAGATTGGGATTACATCAAGACATGTGCAGAGACTTTAAGAGAATCATTATCGGATGCTGGATTACCACCGGTCCCCATATTCGGTAACGGTGACTGTTTCTCTGCTCAAGGATATTAcgaggaaatggaaaaatcGGGTGTGGATGGTGTGATGGTTGCTAGAGGTGCATTAATCAAACCTTGGATTTTCACcgagatcaaagaaagaagagaatgggatATCTCTGCCACTGAACGATTGGAAGGTataagaaag TACGCCGAATTCGGTTTATCACATTGGGGATCGGATACACAAGGAATCAACACCACACGTCGATTCCTATGCGAAGCATTATCATTCCAATCTCGTTATATACCTATCGGTCTACTCGAAAGACTTCCTGGTAAACTCAACGAGCGACCTCCTGCatttagaggaagaagtgaattGGAAACCTTGTTAAGTTCACCTTTCTCAGGTGACTGGGTAAAGATATCAGAGATGTTTTTGGGtaaagttgatgatggattcaACTTTGTTCCTAAACATAAAAGCAACGCTTATGGCGGGGAAGAAGCTCAAGGATAA
- a CDS encoding 1-aminocyclopropane-1-carboxylate deaminase, producing MSQPKYIQTISSIPKENFLFGPSPISYLPGLTKHLGGEVKIYAKREDCNSGLAYGGNKVRKLEYLVADAKSKGCDTLVSVGGVQSNHTRAVTATAVSSGLKAVTVQEKWVPIDPPLYAETGNILLSRLMGGDVRLNQETFDIGHKAATEAAFKDVQDKGGKPYYIPAGASDHPLGGLGFTNMIIELAEQEKTLGIFFDTIIICSVTGSSHAGTVVGSIAEGKGRKVIGIDASGKPEATKQQVLRIAQNTAKLLDEDLVIEEEDIILDDRFHAGIYGIPDDETISAMKLGANTDAFITDPVYEGKSLAGMIKLIQEGSIKPGSNVLYIHLGGQPALNAYSSYIPH from the exons ATGTCGCAACCTAAATATATCCAAACAATATCATCGATTCCCAAGGAGAACTTCCTC TTTGGACCTTCTCCCATTTCTTATCTCCCTGGTTTGACCAAACATCTAGGAGGTGAAGTGAAGATCTACGCAAAGAGGGAAGATTGTAATTCTGGTCTAGCTTATGGTGGTAATAAAGTCAGAAAG CTCGAATACCTCGTAGCTGATGCCAAGTCCAAGGGATGCGACACTTTAGTCTCCGTTGGTGGTGTACAATCTAATCACACAAGAGCTGTTACAGCTACTGCTGTCTCGTCCGGACTGAAAG CCGTCACTGTACAGGAGAAATGGGTTCCAATCGATCCACCTCTTTACGCTGAGACGGGCAATATCTTACTTTCAAGACTTATGGGAGGAGACGTCAGACTCAATCAAGAAACTTTTGATATCGGTCATAAAGCCGCTACTGAAGCTGCTTTCAAAGATGTTCAAGATAAAGGTGGAAAGCCATA CTACATCCCAGCAGGAGCCTCTGATCATCCATTAGGTGGATTGGGATTCACCAACATGATAATTGAATTGgctgaacaagaaaagaCCTTGGGAATATTCTTCGACACGATCATTATTTGTTCAGTAACAGGCTCATCTCATGCTGGTACGGTAGTGGGTTCAATCgcagaagggaaaggaaggaaagtCATTGGAATAGACGCTTCTGGGAAACCTGAAGCTACCAAACAACAAGTCCTTAGAATAGCTCAAAATACGGCTAAATTACTCGATGAAGATTTGGTCATCGAAGAGGAGGATATCATATTGGATGATAGATTCCATGCTGGTATTTACGGTATCCCAGATGATGAAACTATTTCAGCTATGAAAC TCGGAGCAAACACAGATGCCTTCATCACCGATCCAGTATACGAAGGTAAATCTTTAGCGGGAATGATCAAACTCATCCAGGAAGGATCTATCAAACCTGGATCAAACGTTTTATACATTCATTTGGGTGGTCAACCTGCTCTTAATGCTTATAGTTCTTACATCCCTCATTAG